Proteins encoded by one window of Bradyrhizobium sp. B097:
- a CDS encoding carboxymuconolactone decarboxylase family protein — MARFPVHTLDSAPEPSKAALRDVEARFGMIPNLAATMATSPVLIQSFIGIFDKVHGGSFTEQQIQTVLLTDAVTNGCTWAVALHSALGLQAGLDPEDVDAMRAGRSPADKTLGALSTLARSLIEKRGRLDDEEIERFLAAGFYKDLVLEVITIVAASTITNYTGSVTNPPLEPALQDHAWKG; from the coding sequence ATGGCACGTTTTCCTGTCCATACGCTCGACTCCGCCCCCGAACCTTCGAAGGCGGCCCTGCGTGACGTCGAGGCGCGGTTTGGCATGATCCCGAACCTTGCGGCGACGATGGCGACGTCGCCGGTGCTGATCCAGAGCTTCATCGGCATCTTCGACAAGGTTCACGGCGGCAGCTTCACCGAGCAGCAGATCCAGACCGTGCTGCTCACCGATGCGGTGACCAATGGTTGCACCTGGGCGGTCGCACTGCATTCCGCGCTCGGCCTGCAGGCCGGCCTCGATCCTGAAGATGTCGATGCGATGCGTGCCGGCCGCTCGCCTGCCGACAAGACTCTCGGCGCGCTCTCGACGCTGGCGAGGTCGTTGATCGAAAAGCGCGGGCGGCTCGACGACGAGGAGATCGAACGATTCCTGGCGGCCGGGTTCTACAAGGACCTCGTGCTTGAAGTGATCACCATTGTGGCGGCATCGACCATCACCAACTACACCGGCAGCGTGACCAATCCGCCGCTGGAGCCGGCCTTGCAGGACCATGCCTGGAAGGGTTGA